A window from Branchiostoma lanceolatum isolate klBraLanc5 chromosome 9, klBraLanc5.hap2, whole genome shotgun sequence encodes these proteins:
- the LOC136441206 gene encoding histone H1-like codes for MSGSFARPSQTKQANMSAPASSPKKAKKAPKAPAAHPPTTAMVTAALEALKDRKGSSLLAIKKYIAGNYKFDVEKKGHFIKRALKALVEKGTLIQVKGTGAAGSFKINVAAKKAAEKAAKKPAAKKPVKKPAAKKAAKPKTAKPKKPAAKKATTPKKAKKPAAKKTKKTPAKKPVAKKPAKKTPKKKPAAKKAAPAKKAAKPKKK; via the coding sequence atgtcgggttcatttgcacgtccgtcgcagacaaagcaagctaacatgtccgccccagcatcgtccccaaagaaggccaagaaggcgcccaaggcccctgcggctcacccgcccaccaccgccatggtcacggcggccctggaagcgctcaaggaccgcaaaggttcttccctcttggccatcaagaagtacatcgccggcaactacaagttcgacgtggagaagaagggacacttcatcaagcgcgccctgaaagccttggtagagaagggcaccctcattcaggtgaaaggtacgggggcggcgggatccttcaaaatcaacgtggcagccaagaaggccgccgagaaggccgccaagaaacctgccgccaagaagccggtcaagaaacccgcggccaagaaggccgccaagcccaagaccgccaagccgaaaaagcccgcggccaagaaggctaccacccccaagaaggccaagaagccggccgccaagaagaccaagaaaactccggccaagaaaccagtcgccaagaaaccggccaagaagacgccaaaaaagaagccggccgccaagaaggcagcgcctgccaagaaggcggccaagcccaagaagaagtga